DNA from Nitrospira sp.:
CGACCTGAATCTCAGGCTGCTTCCTGTTCTGCTACTCCTGTCATTGCCAAGATCCCGAATCGTCATCGTGGTCCCGCTCCTTGCTGTGAGTGATTGACGCGGTGCTGAATTCCTAGAGCAGCATCGATGCCAGGACAATGAATCGATGATGTTATGGAATTTCCAGAGGTTGGAGGATGGACCGGGCACGATGGGGGTCTGTGAGATTTCACGATACGTGAAATCTCACGAGAGGATTTGTGAAATTTCGCAAGTTCTCTTGCAGACAGCTGCGACGGGATTGGACGAAAGAGAAGTGACGATTCGAGGAAGAATATGGGTTCAGCGGGGTTTCTGAATCTTCAGCGTTTTCATGCGTGACGAAAGCGTGGAGGCATTGAGTCCGAGTAATGACGCAGCACCCTGTTCACCAGAAACCTTCCACTTAGCCGCGTCGAGAGCGCACAGGATATTGGTTCGTTCTATACATAGCGTCTTAAATAATGCCGCATAGTCTTTGCAGTACAGCATTGGGTTTGTGCCAGCGATCGAAGCAGGTTTCGACCGCCCTGACCAACTCGCCCAGCGATTCGAAGAAACGGTTGTGCGTGGCCATCCGGCGGGCCAGCTTCCAGACTCGCTCGATGGGCGCCAGTTGCGGGCTGTATGGTGGCAGGAAGAGGAGCGTGAGCACCGGCGATACTTCCGCAGCAGGGGCGCCAGCAGCACAGCATGGTGGTCCTTGGCATTGTCCAGCACGATGACCATGCGCGTTCCGCGCGCGCGATGCCGCAGCAGGGTCTTCAAGAAGGCCTCAAACGTCAGGGCGTCTAACTTCTCGCACATGGAGCGAACAAACTTCCCGCTGGCCAGGCTCACTGCGCAAGCGTCGATATACATCTGGCACGATCCTCATGCCGCAATGGTATGAACTCAGATGCAACGTCGTTTCTCACAGCATGAGGGTCTTCTGTCCGGGTTCCTAAAATTCGGGACATCACATTCTCCCGCTGCTTCATCGAACGGGTCACTCAACAGGGCCATGAAAAGCGCTTACGCCAAGACAGTCTATCGTCGGAAAATGAACAAGGCGGCAAATTTTGAGCTGGCGCGACATAAAATATTCTGAACACCATCGCACCCGATGTGACATTGACCGCATCGCTTACCGCAAGAGGCTTGATGACATGAGTCGTCGGGTCCACTTCAGCATAATGATGTATTTTTGAATTGATCCATGAGAAAGAGCTATCCCCACCTGGCTTTCCGGTCAACCCCGCGGCGATGCGATACGGCCGAGTTGTGCTGCAGATTGAAGCCCCTTCCGACTTCACATCTTTAATTATTTCTCCTTGCGAGGATTCTTGAACATGTGTCCATGCCCAGGGATGATCCAATCTGCAACTGTGACTATCTTGTTTCTGCCTTGTTCGAGTTTGCCTTGGTTCCAGGCCACCGGATCTTTCTCCGGAGTCATATCTGGAAACCACCAGAGGTGGGTCATAACATAGATGCCCTCAGGAGTCTCCACGAGTAGGGAAGCATCCTCCTCACTATGACCAGGTGTCCGTAACACTCTGACACCAGGAGCAATCTCGTAACCGTCCTCATGATCACACCACAGATCTCCCTTATACCGGCCCCAAAAGTCTACGACTTCAGCATTGGGGAATAGCGCGATGTTTACGGTGTGGTCTATGTGATGGTGGCTAATAAAGATATGGGTCACGTCCAACGGAGAGATCGACGCTTTTTTAAGTGGGTCCAGAATAAGCGAACGGTCTGTGACCATGCCTGGATCGGCCACCACAACCGCATGATCGCTCTGGATAAGGGTAATGGTACTTGCGACGCGTCTGGCACCATCATCCGACGTGAAGGGAATGAGTTTACGCCCCTCAATGGGTTGGGCATACCCTGGAGCAAGCACAGTGACTTTATTCATGCTGATTCCTCCCCACCAGTTAAAGTTACCTAGTCGCCAATTAGGCTCACAAGAGAGCCTTCTCCGACAGAGCGGCTGTTGCACCATCGCAGAGGGCTAACCGCTGGGCTCACCAACCCGCGGAAGCAGACGAAGCCCTGAGCGAATCTGGTGCACAGGGGCTTTGGATGACCCCGCCGGGGGACACAGCTCGCCAGACCCAATGGGTCACTTGCGATCTACTCCATGCTCGACTTGACGTTCAAGGTCAGCAGCATCGAAGCTGCCGAGTGATTCAGCGATCAAGCCGTCATCACCAATCCGCCACTCTTCAAATCCACTAATGCGCACGCGTTTACCCGTTTTATTATGGGTGCCTTCCAGCGTCCACTGATAGATAATCTTTTCGTGTCTCTCAACGAGATCATTCATATAGACCTTGACATCTGGGAAGGCAGTCATGAACCCCTGTGCAGCTTGGGTGATCGCGCTTCGGCCCACTGACGAGGTGCCTCCATTGATTGTAAGCGAGCCACCAGCAGCAAAGAATTGCGCGACACTGGCAGCATTCTGGCTGCACCAAGCGGCCGTGTATCGTGCAGCAAAGTCGCGAAGTTGTGTGATTCGTTCTTGCACCATAATTTCCTCCCTCAGTTGATGAGCATAATGAAGCCTTAAGTTTGCGACATCGACCTATTGAATATCCTGATCCTTATCGTTGTATCTATGGGCACAGCGAATCCAAGCTACGCTATGTTGCCCTTCCCACCGGATACTTTTCACTTAGCAGTTTCCAATTAGTCTGCGACATTCCATTCTCACAAGGATTCAGACTTTCTTCGGAAGTATCTCGCCGGATGTGGTACAGCAACCGAAGCGACTGCTCGAAGGGTGCTTCATCCTGGTCGGTGCGGACTCTGGCCAGAGTGGACTGGTCATTCATCGGTCGGGATATGCCTCTGAGTGATAAACATTCCTTCCATAGTAGGTATCGCGATCACTTTGTTGCGCTAGGTGTCATCTTGCTGGTGGTGAGCAAATTGGGTGGTGGGCCGATGGGCTCAAAGTTCTTCAGCAACGGCACATCGTCTTTGTTCACCCACATCACATCATGATTGTAGCTGCCATGCGGTCCCCAGCTACCATGGAATTTCTTGCCGTCAGGCGAGAAGGCCCAGCACATATCTTCGCCGGCTGTATTTATCGTATCGCCGAGGTTCAATGGCTCTTGCCATTCGCCTTTCGGATTCTGATAGGAAATCCACATATCATGTCCTCCCCGCGAGCCCATGTCCGGACGCGTACTGGTAATGATGAGGCTTTTCCCGTCCTTTGACAGGCCGGTCCAGTGCATATGGTCACGATAGGCCGAATTGATGCGTGGGCCCAGACTCTGGGGTTTCTGCCAGACACCATCCTTCTTCTCGACTTTCCAGATGTCGCTGTCTTGGGTAACCCCGGGTTGTTGATTGTTGAAGTAAATCAAGCTGTCGGAGGCAATAATCGGACAGTGCTCCTCGCCGGTGGGTGTATTGATGTGGGGAAGCGCCGGGACATCGTTCCAATTTCTGGCCGGTTGCCAGACGCCGTTCATTTTTTGTGTCACGTAGAGATCGCCGGTCGAGAGATTGCCCGGCTCGTATCTCGTGAAATACACGGCGTTGCCGTCATCCGAGAGGCTCGGTTCCAGCTCCCACGCAGACGTATTGATGTTCGGACCCACCGTCGGATCGACGCCCGGTCCCAAATGAATCGGGGCTTGCCACGTGCCGTTCACATTGTGAGACATCCAGATATCGAAGTTGTAGGGAACCCCAGGTGATGGAATACTCCCTGGGCGACCGGAGACGAAGATGGCGGTCTTCCCGTCGGCACTATAGGTCATCTCGATCTCCGAGTCCGATGAGTTAATGGGCTCCCCCATGCTCTTCGAGAGTGAGGAACTCGTATTCGCGTGTCCGCTATGCGGCATCTCCATGCCTGACATCGCATACGTCCAGGCAGGAGTGAGAAAAAGTGTGAGCATCGCCATCCAGTGATGAGGAAGTAATTTGTGCGCTTTCATACAACCAACCTCCGTATTTCGATCCTGTACGTTCAGATGCTAAGCAGGTAGGTTCCCCGTCATTCCTTCGCCCGTGCCGTCGCCACAATCGCCTGCATCGATGAGCGGTAGGGGGTGTCTCCACCGGTCCTGGCTAGGGCTGTCGCCACTGCTTCGACGATTGGTCCAGACGAACCGCCGCGTTCTTGAATTTCAGCGAGGACCGGCGCGCCTTCGATCAGCCCAATCGCCAGCGATTTAGCCGTGCCGCTGTAGCACTTCTTCGGGACTGCCTGAATATTGACGTTATCGAATCCGCTCGCAGTCAGCAACCTGCGCAAGACGTCGATATCGTAAAAGCTACACGGCG
Protein-coding regions in this window:
- a CDS encoding ester cyclase, which codes for MVQERITQLRDFAARYTAAWCSQNAASVAQFFAAGGSLTINGGTSSVGRSAITQAAQGFMTAFPDVKVYMNDLVERHEKIIYQWTLEGTHNKTGKRVRISGFEEWRIGDDGLIAESLGSFDAADLERQVEHGVDRK
- a CDS encoding MBL fold metallo-hydrolase, producing the protein MNKVTVLAPGYAQPIEGRKLIPFTSDDGARRVASTITLIQSDHAVVVADPGMVTDRSLILDPLKKASISPLDVTHIFISHHHIDHTVNIALFPNAEVVDFWGRYKGDLWCDHEDGYEIAPGVRVLRTPGHSEEDASLLVETPEGIYVMTHLWWFPDMTPEKDPVAWNQGKLEQGRNKIVTVADWIIPGHGHMFKNPRKEK